A single genomic interval of Candidatus Bipolaricaulis anaerobius harbors:
- a CDS encoding ABC transporter ATP-binding protein, translating into MNGHHHGFEDEQLGKAIDFRLLGRMIRFARPYWLLFVSAFLLAGGITVIELAMPYVVKTAVDTVLVLPWLEVRADVPPVEGAIPYDPGTFLVDGRTLPEPVRAALEKEGRVLRRFLVVPPDGAEAELVARYPTAFRLTSAGYAAPEETLRGLPSGDLLRLRASAIQILGFLTLAYIGFLLVRFLFTYGQVYTIQYAGQRILYDMRRAVFGHLLRLPMSYLDQQPVGRLVTRATNDVAAINEVFTQVLVRLLQDLLMIAGVLGIMFHLNPRLALLLLALTPFILVLAFWFRKRAREAYSAARRILARINAYIAESLSGMTIIQLFRQEKRSMEAFADINLRFFRAQMRSITVYGVFGPVISVMQNVALALLIWYGGREVLAGAFTLGALVAFTSYIRMLFQPMVNLSEQYNILQAAMVAAERIFGILDEPTEPTGTRTLPVLQGEIEFRNVWFAYSDEDWVLKDVSFKVAPGERVAIVGPTGAGKTTVVGLILGFYRPQRGQILVDGVNLAELDLHDYRRKLALVPQEVFLFSGDVAENIRMWDGVVPPEVAEQAAKAVGVHDHLVRLPDGYGTQVKERGVRLSVGERQLLSLARAVAAEPKLIVLDEATANIDSQTEAQVQQALERVLAGRTSIAIAHRLSTIRNADRVLVIHEGKLAEQGTLAELLAKKGLFWALWQLQFAAGDAPPEPAE; encoded by the coding sequence ATGAACGGACACCACCACGGCTTCGAGGACGAGCAGCTCGGCAAGGCGATCGACTTCCGCCTCCTCGGGCGGATGATCCGCTTCGCCCGTCCGTACTGGCTCCTCTTCGTCTCGGCGTTCCTCCTCGCGGGGGGGATCACGGTCATCGAGCTCGCGATGCCCTACGTCGTGAAGACGGCGGTGGACACGGTCCTCGTCCTGCCGTGGCTCGAGGTGCGGGCCGATGTTCCCCCCGTCGAGGGGGCGATCCCCTACGATCCGGGCACGTTCCTCGTGGACGGGCGGACCCTCCCCGAACCCGTGCGCGCGGCGCTCGAGAAGGAGGGACGGGTCCTCCGCCGGTTCCTCGTCGTCCCCCCCGACGGGGCCGAGGCTGAGCTCGTCGCCCGCTATCCAACGGCGTTCCGCCTCACCTCCGCGGGATACGCGGCCCCCGAAGAGACGCTGCGGGGCCTCCCGAGCGGGGATCTTCTGCGGTTGCGGGCGTCGGCGATCCAGATCCTGGGGTTCCTCACCCTCGCCTACATTGGGTTCCTCCTCGTACGGTTCCTCTTCACCTACGGTCAGGTGTACACGATTCAGTACGCGGGGCAGAGGATCCTGTACGACATGCGGCGGGCCGTGTTCGGGCATCTGCTACGGCTCCCGATGAGCTACCTCGACCAGCAACCGGTGGGGCGGCTCGTCACGCGGGCCACGAACGACGTGGCGGCGATCAACGAGGTGTTCACCCAGGTCCTCGTCCGGCTCCTGCAGGACCTTCTCATGATCGCCGGCGTGTTGGGGATCATGTTCCACCTCAACCCCCGCCTTGCCCTCCTCCTCCTCGCGCTCACCCCGTTCATCCTCGTCCTGGCGTTCTGGTTTCGGAAGCGGGCCCGCGAGGCCTACAGCGCGGCGCGGCGGATCCTCGCCCGGATCAACGCCTACATCGCCGAGTCCCTGTCCGGGATGACGATCATCCAGCTCTTCCGCCAGGAGAAGCGCAGCATGGAGGCGTTCGCCGACATCAACCTGAGGTTCTTCCGGGCCCAGATGCGCTCCATCACCGTGTACGGCGTATTCGGGCCCGTGATCTCGGTGATGCAGAACGTGGCCCTCGCCCTCCTCATCTGGTACGGAGGTCGCGAGGTGCTGGCCGGGGCGTTCACCCTTGGGGCGCTCGTCGCATTCACGAGCTACATCCGCATGCTCTTCCAGCCGATGGTGAACCTCTCCGAGCAGTACAACATCCTCCAAGCGGCGATGGTCGCTGCGGAGAGGATCTTCGGGATCCTCGACGAGCCTACGGAGCCAACGGGCACCCGCACGCTTCCCGTCCTCCAGGGGGAGATCGAGTTCCGCAATGTGTGGTTTGCGTACAGCGACGAGGATTGGGTTCTCAAGGACGTGTCGTTCAAGGTCGCCCCCGGGGAGAGGGTGGCGATCGTCGGTCCGACCGGGGCCGGGAAGACGACGGTCGTGGGCCTGATCCTCGGGTTCTACCGTCCCCAGAGGGGGCAGATCCTCGTGGACGGGGTGAACCTGGCCGAGCTCGACCTCCACGACTACCGGCGGAAGCTCGCCCTCGTCCCCCAGGAGGTGTTCCTCTTCTCCGGCGACGTGGCGGAGAACATCCGGATGTGGGACGGGGTCGTCCCCCCCGAGGTTGCCGAGCAAGCGGCGAAGGCGGTCGGGGTCCACGACCACCTCGTCCGCCTCCCCGACGGGTACGGGACCCAGGTCAAGGAGCGTGGGGTGCGGCTGTCGGTGGGGGAGCGGCAGCTTCTGTCCCTGGCGCGCGCCGTGGCGGCTGAGCCCAAGCTGATCGTCCTCGACGAGGCGACGGCGAACATCGACTCCCAGACCGAGGCCCAGGTCCAGCAGGCATTGGAGCGGGTGCTGGCCGGCCGCACCTCGATCGCGATCGCCCACCGCCTGTCCACGATCCGCAATGCGGATCGGGTCTTGGTCATCCACGAGGGGAAGCTCGCCGAGCAGGGGACGCTCGCCGAACTCCTCGCGAAGAAGGGCCTGTTCTGGGCGCTGTGGCAGCTCCAGTTCGCTGCCGGCGACGCGCCGCCCGAGCCGGCGGAATGA
- a CDS encoding ABC transporter ATP-binding protein: MRGIFRELWRYRWRLLTGVLALFVVDTLQLIAPLVVRSAVNDLVAGTGEHLVRYALYLVVIAAVVFGFRFLWRILLFGAGRLIERDMRNRLYAHLLKLSPAYYVEHSTGDLMAHATNDLEAVRRSCSQGVLMASDAVIMISVSLAAMIGISPLLTLYAFVPLPFITLAVVGFGRLIHRRFERAQAAFSALTERVREALSGVRLLRAFAREEGIEGAFSVTNRENVEANMALTRVSGVFDPAVGLLAGLGTVIILWFGGRGVLGGTLSLGDLVAFMNYLGMMVWPMMAIGWVVNTLQQGAASMKRLDRIFAEEPDITSPAEPLPMPSSRRIEFRDLTFTYPGTARPALRDVNLIVEEGTTLGVVGLTGSGKSTLVRLLPRLYDPPPGTVLLGGVDIRLLDLGELRGQIAMAPQDVFLFSATLRENIAYGRPEASEDEVWEAARLAGLAEEVASFPDGLDTIVGERGVTLSGGQRQRVGIARALLLNAPILILDDVLSSVDAQVEEEILGHLRGVLERRTAIVVAHRITAVREADHIIVLDGGRIVEQGDHSHLVRLGGLYARLNELQQALVR, translated from the coding sequence ATGCGTGGCATCTTCCGAGAGCTGTGGCGGTACCGCTGGCGCCTGCTCACTGGCGTCCTCGCTCTGTTCGTGGTGGATACCCTCCAGCTCATCGCCCCGCTCGTCGTGCGCAGCGCGGTGAACGACCTCGTTGCCGGGACGGGGGAGCACCTCGTCCGCTACGCCCTCTACCTGGTGGTGATCGCGGCGGTCGTGTTTGGGTTCCGGTTCCTGTGGAGGATCCTCCTCTTCGGCGCGGGGCGCCTCATCGAGCGGGACATGCGCAACCGCCTCTACGCGCACCTCCTCAAGCTCTCCCCCGCCTACTACGTCGAGCACTCCACCGGGGACCTCATGGCCCATGCCACGAACGATCTCGAGGCCGTGCGCCGCTCGTGCAGCCAGGGGGTCCTCATGGCCTCGGACGCGGTGATCATGATCTCCGTCTCCCTCGCGGCGATGATCGGGATCTCCCCCCTCCTCACCCTGTACGCGTTCGTCCCCCTGCCGTTCATCACCCTCGCCGTGGTCGGGTTCGGTCGGCTCATCCACCGCCGGTTCGAGCGGGCCCAAGCCGCGTTCTCGGCGCTCACGGAGCGGGTACGGGAAGCCCTGTCTGGGGTCCGCCTCCTGCGGGCGTTCGCGCGAGAGGAGGGGATCGAGGGGGCGTTCTCCGTCACGAACCGGGAGAACGTGGAGGCGAACATGGCCCTCACCCGGGTGTCGGGCGTGTTCGACCCTGCCGTGGGGCTCCTCGCCGGTCTCGGGACGGTGATCATCCTCTGGTTCGGGGGACGGGGCGTCCTCGGCGGCACGCTCAGCCTGGGGGACCTGGTGGCGTTCATGAACTACCTCGGGATGATGGTGTGGCCGATGATGGCCATCGGGTGGGTCGTGAACACCCTCCAGCAAGGAGCAGCCTCGATGAAGCGGCTGGACAGGATCTTCGCCGAGGAGCCGGACATCACGAGCCCCGCTGAACCGCTCCCGATGCCGTCCTCCCGGCGGATCGAGTTCCGCGATCTCACCTTCACCTACCCCGGCACAGCTCGCCCCGCCCTGCGGGACGTGAACCTCATCGTGGAAGAGGGAACGACCTTGGGCGTCGTCGGCCTCACCGGGTCGGGCAAGTCCACCCTCGTCCGTCTCCTCCCCCGCCTGTACGATCCCCCGCCGGGGACGGTGCTCCTCGGCGGAGTCGACATCCGCCTCCTCGACCTTGGGGAGCTGCGAGGGCAGATCGCGATGGCCCCTCAGGACGTGTTCCTCTTCTCGGCCACGTTGCGGGAGAACATCGCCTACGGCCGACCGGAGGCGAGCGAGGACGAGGTGTGGGAGGCAGCGCGCCTCGCCGGGCTCGCCGAGGAGGTCGCGTCGTTTCCCGATGGCCTGGACACGATCGTCGGGGAGCGGGGGGTGACCCTGTCCGGGGGCCAGCGGCAGCGGGTGGGGATCGCCCGGGCGCTCCTCCTCAATGCGCCGATCCTGATCCTCGATGACGTTCTGTCGTCGGTGGACGCCCAGGTCGAGGAGGAGATCCTCGGCCACCTGCGGGGCGTCCTGGAGCGGCGGACGGCGATCGTCGTCGCCCACCGCATCACCGCCGTCCGTGAGGCGGACCACATCATCGTCCTCGACGGAGGGCGGATCGTGGAGCAGGGGGACCACAGCCACCTCGTGCGCCTCGGGGGGCTCTACGCGCGGCTGAACGAACTCCAGCAGGCCCTCGTGCGATGA